One genomic segment of Helianthus annuus cultivar XRQ/B chromosome 14, HanXRQr2.0-SUNRISE, whole genome shotgun sequence includes these proteins:
- the LOC110904625 gene encoding RING-H2 finger protein ATL8, producing MMSPGINLVMTVIGFTVSTMFIVFVCTRLICARIHYISSRRSFRMSSRSDLNAMERGMRGAETFVAASFPTKKYSDPFFSCSKDAQCIVCLSEYHADDTLRILPSCGHFFHSSCIDIWLQQHCTCPVCRVSLREVFDKRCLMQPMFSSAVRFPSSADDSHRMDPTTNGQPRSTGNVQEAGLHNSNVSENGPAGSKSPGNKQFESPSDV from the exons ATGATGTCCCCTGGAATTAACTTGGTGATGACTGTAATCGGATTTACAGTGAGTACTATGTTTATAGTGTTCGTGTGTACGAGACTTATATGTGCTCGTATTCATTACATATCTTCCAGAAGATCCTTTCGTATGTCTTCTAGATCTGATCTCAACGCT ATGGAGCGGGGCATGCGTGGTGCTGAAACTTTTGTTGCAGCAAGCTTCCCTACAAAGAAATATAGCGATCCGTTTTTTTCGTGCTCAAAAGATGCTCA ATGTATAGTTTGTCTTTCAGAATACCACGCAGATGACACCCTTCGTATTCTGCCCTCGTGTGGACACTTTTTCCACTCATCATGTATCGACATCTGGCTGCAGCAGCACTGCACGTGCCCCGTATGTCGAGTCTCATTGCGTGAAGTTTTTGACAAAAGGTGCTTAATGCAACCCATGTTCAGTTCGGCTGTCAGATTCCCATCAAGCGCGGATGACAGCCATAGGATGGACCCAACCACTAATGGTCAACCAAGGTCAACTGGCAACGTACAAGAAGCGGGACTACACAACTCAAACGTCAGCGAGAACGGTCCTGCTGGCTCAAAAAGTCCGGGGAACAAACAATTTGAAAGCCCGTCGGATGTTTAA
- the LOC110904624 gene encoding cytochrome P450 77A2-like: MDLSPYYHLIFATLAILFSAFIFFLTHNTKSKRVNLPPGPPGWPVVGNLFQVAGSGKPFFQYVRELLPKYGPIFTLKMGSRTMIILSNADLVHEALIEKGAVFATRPSENPTRTIFSCDKFTVNAAMYGPVWRSLRRNMVQNALSAGKLRTFRHVRDTAMDKFVERLKAEAAANDGVVWVLKNARFAVFCILLAMCFGVEMDEETIEKMDNMMKTVLITLDPRIDDYLPLLRPFFSKQRKKALEVREQQIATLVPFIEQRRAAVKNPGSDPTAAEFSYLDTLFDLTVEGRKYPPTNPEIVTLCSEFLNGGTDTTGTAIEWAIARFIENPSIQTKLYNEIRATIGNKKVDEKDVENMPYLNAVVKELLRKHPPTYFSLTHSVTEPVKLGGFDIPTGTNVEFFLPAIAEDPKLWTNPKLFDPDRFLTGGEDADITGVTGIKMMPFGAGRRICPGLGMATVHVNLMIARMVQEFEWSSYPKDTKVDFSEKLEFTVVMKNSLRAMIKPRV, encoded by the coding sequence ATGGATCTTTCTCCCTATTACCATCTAATCTTTGCTACTCTCGCTATCTTATTTTCCGCCTTTATCTTTTTCCTCACTCATAACACTAAATCCAAACGTGTAAATCTACCACCCGGCCCGCCCGGCTGGCCGGTCGTTGGAAACTTATTTCAAGTAGCCGGTTCCGGCAAACCATTCTTCCAGTATGTTCGAGAATTGTTGCCGAAATACGGCCCCATTTTTACGCTTAAAATGGGATCCCGTACCATGATTATTTTGTCCAATGCGGACTTGGTTCATGAGGCGTTGATTGAAAAGGGTGCGGTTTTCGCCACCCGACCGTCCGAAAACCCGACCCGGACTATTTTTAGTTGTGACAAGTTTACCGTCAATGCCGCGATGTACGGTCCGGTTTGGCGGTCGCTGAGGCGGAATATGGTGCAAAACGCGCTTAGTGCGGGTAAGTTGCGCACTTTTAGACATGTTCGGGATACGGCTATGGATAAGTTTGTTGAGCGGTTGAAGGCGGAGGCGGCAGCGAATGATGGCGTGGTTTGGGTGCTGAAAAACGCGAGGTTCGCGGTGTTTTGTATCCTTTTAGCGATGTGTTTTGGCGTCGAAATGGATGAGGAAACAATTGAGAAGATGGATAATATGATGAAGACGGTTTTGATCACTTTGGATCCGAGAATAGACGATTATTTGCCGTTGTTGCGGCCGTTTTTCTCGAAGCAGCGGAAGAAGGCGTTGGAAGTGCGCGAACAGCAGATCGCGACGTTGGTCCCGTTCATCGAGCAGAGACGCGCAGCTGTGAAGAATCCGGGATCGGATCCCACGGCCGCGGAGTTCTCGTATCTTGACACATTGTTTGATTTAACGGTCGAGGGGCGGAAATATCCGCCCACGAATCCGGAAATCGTGACATTGTGTTCGGAGTTTCTTAACGGCGGGACCGACACCACGGGTACCGCGATCGAGTGGGCCATTGCAAGGTTTATCGAAAATCCTAGTATCCAAACAAAGCTTTACAACGAGATCAGAGCCACTATTGGGAACAAAAAAGTTGACGAGAAAGATGTCGAAAACATGCCGTACCTAAACGCTGTCGTAAAGGAGTTGTTGAGAAAACACCCCCCCACTTATTTTTCCCTAACCCATTCGGTTACCGAACCCGTAAAGTTAGGCGGGTTTGATATACCCACGGGTACTAATGTGGAGTTTTTTCTACCCGCTATCGCGGAGGACCCGAAACTATGGACCAACCCGAAACTATTCGACCCGGATAGGTTCTTGACGGGTGGGGAGGATGCGGATATAACCGGGGTGACCGGGATTAAGATGATGCCGTTTGGGGCGGGTCGAAGGATCTGCCCCGGGTTGGGCATGGCCACGGTTCATGTGAATTTGATGATCGCGCGAATGGTTCAAGAATTCGAATGGAGCTCGTACCCGAAAGACACCAAGGTGGATTTTAGTGAGAAGTTGGAGTTCACTGTGGTTATGAAGAACAGTCTTAGAGCTATGATTAAACCAAGAGTTTAA